In Lysinibacillus sp. 2017, the DNA window GAAATGATTTCATTATGAGGAATCATCATCGCAAGTGAAAATAACATCATGTTCGCGATACTATGCTCAAAACCAGATAAAATAAATGGATAGATACAGCAAAAAATAAGTAAAATTTTTGCTACTTCATTTTTAACACGGTACCCACACCAAACAGCTAAACAAACTAATATGTTACATAGTATGCCTCTAAATAATAGTTCTGTTGTTGTCGCAGACATTTTTAATATCGTCACCTTCTCAACATATGCAGCCAAGTCACCTACGACATAGCCAGTCATAAAAAAGAACCACGCACAAACAACTGCGCCCACAAAATTTCCTGCATAACCAATAGTCCATACTTTTACTAAATCACGCACAGTCGTTCTTTTTTCAAGCGCGCCAATGGTCATCACTAAATTATTACCTGTAAATAAATCAACGCCCCCTAAAGTCACCATGCATAGTGCGATACCAAAAGATGCACCCTGAAGTATTTTCATTGTCGGTACTTCCGCCGGTGTTAGTAGACCACCAATGACGATAAATGTCAGCATCCCAAATCCAATAAATAGCCCCCCATAAAATGCGAGCATTAAATAGCGGGCAATACTACTATTTATGAGCTTTGCCTTTTTTTCAGCCATGGAA includes these proteins:
- a CDS encoding formate/nitrite transporter family protein — encoded protein: MNETIQAIASMAEKKAKLINSSIARYLMLAFYGGLFIGFGMLTFIVIGGLLTPAEVPTMKILQGASFGIALCMVTLGGVDLFTGNNLVMTIGALEKRTTVRDLVKVWTIGYAGNFVGAVVCAWFFFMTGYVVGDLAAYVEKVTILKMSATTTELLFRGILCNILVCLAVWCGYRVKNEVAKILLIFCCIYPFILSGFEHSIANMMLFSLAMMIPHNEIISISGAIHNLIPVTIGNILGGAVVLGLGLWLTKAQKSE